Proteins encoded together in one Nitratidesulfovibrio sp. window:
- the era gene encoding GTPase Era — translation MTKTEHRCGWVALLGPPNAGKSTLLNSALGHKVAIVTPRAQTTRNQIVGILSEPDAQVIFMDTPGIHQQRGRMNKILLQTAWQSMHSADVILVMLDADLYIKKPDFLENDVKPLMDAVAAEERPVIVAVNKVDLFRDKSKMLPLFTELQKLWPKAEVFPVSALKRDGLPELVQLVKSKLPVAPALYPEDQLSTLPVRFMAAEIVREKLFLALRQELPYSVAVEIEKWDEEEGRDLVTIHAVIYVGRPSHKSMVIGKAGATIKDLGTKARVDIQTLLEKKVHLELWVKVREGWTEDVGFLRSLGLADE, via the coding sequence ATGACCAAGACCGAACACCGCTGCGGCTGGGTTGCCCTGCTGGGGCCGCCCAACGCGGGCAAGTCCACGCTGCTCAACTCTGCGCTGGGCCACAAGGTGGCCATCGTCACCCCGCGCGCCCAGACCACCCGCAACCAGATCGTGGGCATCCTGTCCGAGCCGGACGCGCAGGTCATCTTCATGGATACCCCCGGCATCCACCAGCAGCGCGGCCGCATGAACAAGATCCTGTTGCAGACGGCGTGGCAGTCCATGCACAGCGCAGACGTGATCCTGGTCATGCTGGACGCGGACCTGTACATCAAGAAGCCGGACTTTCTCGAAAACGACGTGAAGCCGCTGATGGACGCCGTGGCTGCCGAAGAGCGCCCGGTCATCGTGGCCGTGAACAAGGTGGACCTGTTCCGCGACAAGTCGAAGATGCTGCCCCTGTTCACCGAGTTGCAGAAGCTGTGGCCCAAGGCAGAGGTATTCCCCGTCTCGGCGCTGAAGCGCGACGGCCTGCCGGAACTGGTGCAGTTGGTGAAGTCCAAGCTGCCCGTGGCCCCTGCCCTGTACCCGGAAGACCAGCTTTCCACCCTGCCGGTGCGCTTCATGGCGGCGGAAATCGTGCGCGAAAAGCTGTTCCTGGCCCTGCGCCAGGAACTGCCCTACTCCGTGGCCGTGGAAATCGAAAAGTGGGATGAAGAGGAAGGGCGCGACCTTGTGACCATCCACGCGGTGATCTACGTGGGCCGCCCGTCGCACAAGTCCATGGTCATCGGCAAGGCCGGGGCCACCATCAAGGACCTTGGCACCAAGGCCCGCGTCGATATCCAGACCCTGCTGGAAAAGAAGGTGCACCTTGAACTGTGGGTCAAGGTGCGCGAAGGTTGGACAGAGGACGTGGGCTTTCTGCGTTCGCTGGGTCTGGCCGACGAATAG